A region of Deltaproteobacteria bacterium DNA encodes the following proteins:
- a CDS encoding amidohydrolase codes for MPRRLFSADSHCVIQGDAVKKNLAAKFHADWDAGMAKYDALRAQQMAGGKLELEDFVDLEAARHPGYFDSRARLAAMDADGVECEVMYSEFDFTSKVYQVGASWRECATAYNNTLNQFAQADPKRILITYQLPLIDIEYAVSEIHRLAALGARSIQIPNFPSEVGMPDYHDARYEPLWSAFEETGVVVANHLTLKDGLWDVFRRDPTPQKGIFTAQPGFAIAETLCWYILTGVLERHPGLRVVFVEPGLFWLPGFIRYLDSRMHHHYVFPGVKELPSTYFRRQMAVTFVHEPEGVEQRHAIGIDNVLWSTDFPHPVCNWPNAGAKIEKQFAGVPESEVHAITWANGARMYGIA; via the coding sequence ATGCCCCGCCGCCTGTTCTCCGCCGACTCGCACTGCGTGATCCAGGGCGACGCCGTGAAGAAGAATCTCGCCGCGAAGTTCCACGCCGACTGGGACGCGGGCATGGCGAAGTACGACGCGCTGCGCGCGCAGCAGATGGCGGGCGGCAAGCTCGAGCTCGAGGACTTCGTCGACCTCGAGGCGGCGCGGCACCCGGGCTACTTCGACTCGCGCGCGCGGCTCGCGGCGATGGACGCGGATGGCGTCGAATGTGAGGTGATGTACTCGGAGTTCGACTTCACCTCGAAGGTCTATCAGGTGGGCGCGAGCTGGAGAGAGTGCGCGACCGCCTATAACAACACGTTGAACCAGTTCGCGCAGGCGGACCCGAAGCGCATCCTGATCACGTACCAGCTGCCGCTGATCGACATCGAGTACGCCGTGAGCGAGATCCACCGCCTCGCCGCGCTCGGCGCGCGTTCGATCCAGATCCCGAACTTCCCGAGCGAAGTCGGTATGCCCGACTACCACGACGCGCGCTACGAGCCGCTCTGGAGCGCGTTCGAGGAGACGGGCGTCGTGGTGGCGAACCATCTCACGCTGAAGGACGGCCTCTGGGACGTGTTCCGCCGCGATCCGACGCCGCAGAAGGGCATCTTCACCGCGCAGCCTGGCTTCGCGATCGCCGAGACGCTGTGCTGGTACATCCTCACGGGCGTGCTCGAGCGGCACCCGGGACTGCGCGTCGTATTCGTCGAGCCGGGCCTGTTCTGGTTGCCCGGCTTCATTCGATACCTCGACTCGCGCATGCACCATCACTACGTGTTCCCCGGCGTGAAGGAGCTGCCGAGCACGTACTTCCGGCGCCAGATGGCGGTGACGTTCGTGCACGAGCCCGAGGGCGTGGAGCAGCGGCACGCGATCGGTATCGACAACGTGCTCTGGTCGACCGACTTCCCGCACCCCGTCTGCAACTGGCCGAACGCCGGCGCGAAGATCGAGAAACAATTCGCGGGCGTGCCCGAGAGCGAAGTGCACGCGATCACTTGGGCGAACGGCGCGCGGATGTACGGCATCGCATGA
- a CDS encoding CoA transferase — translation MTSGAPALDGLRVLDLSWGIAGPMTGMLLADSGAHVTKIEPRGGDPFRAQLGYRVWQRGKRSAVLDLKSAADREAFLALAKHADVVLESFAPGTTAKLGIDYATLAVANPRLVYCSITAYGRNNKHSARPGYDSLVAARTGLHFEQRGWPDGALNHMARRPDPFAHIDFDYAQVQGPAREGPVFPASFYPSLGAFFAATLGIHAALRAREITGRGQWVETSLLQGALACASGVWQRAERVDAKDFDSWILGARSPKGHFECADGRWIHNWVPNPRFLLSASAGDALNATPELAAKNDPDRFGTAPGELVVMQHYQPLLAEAARKFPADGWVRAAAAANMTIQPVRSPEEALADPLFLADGCVVTALDAELGAIRQVGSTIRLAKNPQRIGAPAARVGEHSAAVREEAAALALKPAREATPGRKLRAPLEGITVLDLGLAIAGPFGTQLLSDLGANVIKINALYDIYWHANHIAYMANRGKRSIALDLKEPRAMKVLHELVARADVVQHNMRYDAAQRIGVDYESLRRVNPRLVYCHTRGFENGPRASLPGNDQTGGCLAGTQYEDGGMARGGKPLWSFCSLGDTGNGFLSAIAMIQALMQRDRSGEGQFCDTSIVYAQLLNTSYAVARADGSGFVRPHTDATQTGFSATNRFYETQRGWLCVLAPGDAAFARMCAALGAPELARDARFASEAARAKHDAELAQSLGALLAQRSAQGAFAALDAAGVPCEICDPEFALGLHDDAELRQRGWTASYEHPFVGKLDQVGLLCDLSDTPGRVQGPPLIVGQHSREILRELGYAPADIDALCASCVLDWEPGKPHRVVIPSKWLPKPAAKSE, via the coding sequence ATGACGAGCGGCGCTCCGGCACTCGACGGCCTGCGCGTGCTCGATCTCTCGTGGGGCATCGCGGGCCCGATGACGGGCATGCTGCTCGCGGACTCGGGCGCCCACGTGACGAAGATCGAGCCGCGCGGCGGCGACCCGTTCCGCGCGCAGCTCGGCTACCGCGTGTGGCAGCGCGGCAAGCGCAGCGCGGTGCTCGATCTGAAGAGCGCGGCGGATCGCGAGGCGTTTCTCGCGCTCGCGAAGCACGCGGACGTGGTGCTCGAGAGCTTCGCGCCGGGCACGACGGCGAAGCTCGGCATCGACTACGCGACGCTCGCCGTTGCGAATCCGCGCCTCGTCTACTGCTCGATCACCGCCTACGGCCGTAACAACAAGCACTCCGCGCGGCCCGGCTACGACTCGCTCGTGGCGGCGCGCACGGGCCTGCACTTCGAGCAGCGCGGCTGGCCCGATGGCGCGCTGAACCACATGGCGCGGCGGCCGGATCCGTTCGCGCACATCGACTTCGACTACGCGCAGGTACAAGGCCCCGCGCGCGAGGGCCCGGTGTTCCCCGCCTCGTTCTACCCGAGCCTCGGCGCGTTCTTCGCCGCGACGCTCGGCATTCACGCCGCGCTCCGCGCGCGCGAGATCACCGGGCGCGGCCAGTGGGTGGAGACTTCGCTGCTGCAGGGCGCGCTCGCCTGTGCAAGCGGCGTGTGGCAACGCGCGGAGCGCGTCGATGCGAAGGACTTCGACTCGTGGATTCTCGGCGCGCGCTCGCCGAAGGGGCACTTCGAGTGCGCGGATGGGCGCTGGATCCACAACTGGGTGCCGAACCCGCGCTTCCTGCTCTCCGCGTCCGCGGGCGATGCGCTGAATGCGACGCCGGAGCTCGCCGCGAAGAACGACCCGGATCGCTTCGGCACCGCGCCCGGCGAGCTCGTGGTGATGCAGCACTACCAGCCGCTGCTCGCCGAAGCCGCGAGGAAGTTCCCTGCTGACGGCTGGGTGCGCGCGGCGGCTGCGGCGAACATGACGATTCAGCCCGTGCGCTCGCCCGAGGAAGCGCTCGCGGATCCGCTCTTCCTCGCCGATGGCTGTGTCGTTACGGCCCTCGACGCGGAGCTCGGCGCGATCCGCCAAGTCGGCAGCACGATTCGGCTCGCGAAGAATCCGCAGCGCATCGGCGCGCCCGCCGCGCGCGTGGGCGAGCACTCCGCGGCGGTGAGGGAGGAAGCGGCGGCGCTCGCGCTGAAGCCCGCGCGCGAGGCGACGCCGGGGCGCAAGCTGCGCGCGCCGCTCGAGGGCATCACGGTGCTCGACCTCGGCCTCGCGATCGCGGGCCCGTTCGGCACGCAGCTGCTCAGCGACCTCGGCGCGAACGTGATCAAGATCAACGCGCTCTACGACATCTACTGGCACGCGAACCACATCGCGTACATGGCGAACCGCGGCAAGCGCAGCATCGCGCTCGATTTGAAGGAGCCGCGCGCGATGAAGGTGCTGCACGAGCTGGTCGCGCGCGCCGACGTGGTGCAGCACAACATGCGCTACGACGCGGCGCAGCGGATCGGCGTCGACTACGAGAGCTTGCGCCGCGTGAATCCGCGCCTCGTCTACTGCCACACGCGCGGCTTCGAGAATGGCCCGCGCGCGAGCCTGCCCGGCAACGACCAAACGGGGGGCTGCCTGGCCGGCACACAGTACGAAGACGGCGGCATGGCGCGCGGCGGGAAGCCGCTGTGGAGCTTCTGCTCGCTCGGCGATACCGGCAACGGCTTCCTCTCCGCGATCGCGATGATCCAGGCATTGATGCAGCGCGATCGCAGCGGCGAAGGCCAGTTCTGCGACACCTCGATCGTGTACGCGCAGCTGCTGAACACGAGCTACGCGGTGGCGCGCGCGGACGGCAGCGGCTTCGTGCGCCCGCACACCGACGCGACGCAGACGGGATTCAGCGCGACGAATCGCTTCTACGAGACGCAGCGCGGCTGGCTGTGCGTGCTCGCGCCGGGCGACGCCGCGTTCGCGCGCATGTGCGCCGCGCTCGGCGCGCCCGAGCTCGCGCGCGACGCACGCTTCGCGAGCGAAGCCGCGCGCGCGAAGCACGACGCGGAGCTCGCGCAGTCGCTAGGCGCGCTACTCGCGCAGCGCAGCGCGCAGGGGGCGTTCGCCGCGCTCGACGCCGCGGGCGTGCCGTGCGAGATCTGCGACCCCGAGTTCGCGCTGGGGCTCCACGACGATGCAGAGCTGAGGCAGCGCGGCTGGACCGCGAGCTACGAGCACCCGTTCGTCGGCAAGCTCGATCAGGTCGGCCTGCTGTGCGACCTCAGCGACACGCCCGGCCGCGTGCAGGGCCCGCCGCTGATCGTCGGCCAGCACAGCCGCGAGATTCTGCGCGAGCTCGGCTACGCGCCGGCCGACATCGACGCGCTGTGCGCCAGCTGCGTGCTCGACTGGGAGCCCGGCAAGCCGCATCGCGTCGTGATCCCGAGCAAGTGGCTGCCGAAGCCCGCGGCGAAGAGCGAATGA
- a CDS encoding OB-fold domain-containing protein encodes MTAAARPDPIVTADNAFFWEACARGELVAQRCGACGAFAHPPRPMCPRCHSTQREVARLSGRGEVWSWIVPRHPAPIGFAEAPVVALIALDEGVRLVSNVVGVAPEAMRNGLRVEVAFEATAGGKAVPVFRAMGRG; translated from the coding sequence ATGACCGCCGCGGCGCGCCCCGACCCCATCGTCACCGCGGACAACGCGTTCTTCTGGGAGGCGTGCGCGCGCGGCGAGCTCGTGGCGCAGCGCTGCGGGGCGTGCGGCGCGTTCGCGCATCCGCCGCGACCGATGTGCCCGCGCTGTCACAGCACGCAGCGCGAGGTCGCGCGCCTGTCGGGGCGCGGTGAGGTGTGGAGCTGGATCGTGCCGCGGCATCCCGCGCCGATCGGCTTCGCGGAGGCTCCGGTCGTCGCGCTGATCGCGCTCGACGAGGGCGTGCGGCTCGTGTCGAACGTGGTCGGCGTCGCGCCCGAAGCGATGCGCAACGGGCTGCGTGTCGAGGTCGCGTTCGAGGCGACCGCGGGCGGCAAGGCAGTGCCGGTGTTTCGCGCGATGGGGCGAGGGTGA
- a CDS encoding lipid-transfer protein: MFGAGRAVAIAGIGQTTYARRDERSESLLAAEATLAALRDAGVAPADVDGMITYTLDPVDEIGMCRALGVRDLALTSRVPGGGAGALGTIHQAAAAVAAGACETVLVWRAINQGAAYRYGQPQAGGMFQPGSGTSSLLWCMPFGAQAPATWAALAIQRYMHEFGVTSRDFGRIAVLHRKHAATNPAAIFHGKPITLDEHQASRWIVEPVLRLLDCCQENAGAAAAVITTLERARDLRQRPVQILAAAQSIPAEAEVISNYYHADLTTMPEAMGVAKRLWAQSGLAPRDMHAALLYDAFTPNVMKQLEAFGFCEHGEAKGFVADGHCELSGSIPTNTHGGHSGEAYIHGMNLVTEGVRQLRGTAANQVAGAQLVLVSSGMAGAILAKA; the protein is encoded by the coding sequence ATGTTCGGCGCCGGGCGCGCAGTCGCGATCGCGGGGATCGGGCAGACGACGTACGCGCGCCGCGATGAGCGCAGCGAGTCGCTGCTCGCAGCCGAGGCGACTCTCGCGGCGCTGCGCGACGCGGGAGTCGCACCCGCGGACGTGGATGGCATGATCACCTACACGCTCGATCCCGTGGACGAGATCGGCATGTGCCGCGCGCTCGGCGTGCGCGATCTCGCTCTAACGAGCCGCGTGCCCGGCGGCGGCGCAGGCGCGCTCGGCACGATCCATCAGGCCGCCGCCGCAGTCGCGGCGGGCGCGTGCGAGACGGTGCTCGTGTGGCGCGCGATCAATCAAGGCGCCGCGTATCGCTACGGCCAGCCGCAGGCCGGCGGGATGTTTCAGCCGGGCAGCGGCACCAGCTCGCTGCTGTGGTGCATGCCGTTCGGCGCACAGGCGCCCGCGACCTGGGCCGCGCTCGCGATCCAGCGGTACATGCACGAGTTCGGCGTGACGAGCCGCGACTTCGGCCGCATCGCCGTGCTCCACCGCAAACACGCTGCGACGAACCCCGCCGCGATCTTCCACGGCAAGCCGATCACGCTCGACGAGCACCAGGCTTCGCGCTGGATCGTGGAGCCCGTGCTGCGCCTGCTCGACTGCTGTCAGGAGAACGCCGGCGCGGCAGCCGCAGTCATCACGACGCTCGAGCGCGCGCGCGATCTGCGGCAGCGGCCCGTGCAGATTCTCGCCGCCGCGCAGTCGATCCCCGCCGAGGCCGAGGTGATCTCGAACTACTACCACGCGGACCTGACCACCATGCCCGAGGCAATGGGCGTGGCGAAACGGCTGTGGGCGCAGAGCGGCCTCGCACCGCGCGACATGCACGCCGCGCTGCTCTACGACGCGTTCACGCCCAACGTGATGAAGCAGCTCGAGGCGTTCGGCTTCTGCGAGCACGGCGAGGCGAAGGGCTTCGTGGCGGACGGACACTGCGAGTTATCAGGCTCGATCCCCACGAATACGCACGGCGGCCACAGCGGCGAGGCCTACATCCACGGCATGAACCTCGTGACCGAGGGTGTGCGCCAGCTGCGCGGCACGGCGGCGAATCAGGTCGCGGGCGCGCAGCTCGTGCTCGTCTCGTCGGGGATGGCCGGCGCGATCCTGGCGAAGGCGTGA
- a CDS encoding tetratricopeptide repeat protein: MPRPARFSVLAAAAALAGCAAVPVTPDARAAAGDLVAIPAPDGLSLQEAGIATLDARMRRFVATELTATSDSARLEQLIGAVIRSPTFHIDYGDQTRTALETFETLRGNCLAFTNLFVALAREAGLEVAYQEVDVPPTWSLRGDTLVVSRHINAIATVNGQPDYVVDFNMPEFRAAYPRRAISDARAAAHYYSNLGVEQMQAGEPEVALAYLRKSLAMDRTLPQAWINLGVWHRRRGDFARAEASYVEALRLAPRDYVAMNNLASLHAQAQRP, translated from the coding sequence ATGCCTCGGCCGGCCCGCTTCTCCGTGCTCGCTGCGGCCGCAGCGCTCGCCGGCTGCGCAGCGGTTCCCGTCACGCCGGATGCGCGCGCAGCTGCGGGCGATCTCGTCGCGATCCCCGCGCCCGACGGGCTCTCGCTGCAAGAAGCGGGCATCGCGACGCTCGATGCGCGCATGCGGCGCTTCGTCGCGACCGAGCTCACGGCGACGAGTGACTCCGCGCGCCTCGAGCAGCTCATCGGCGCGGTGATCCGAAGTCCCACGTTTCACATCGATTACGGCGATCAGACGCGCACGGCGCTCGAAACCTTCGAGACGCTGCGCGGCAATTGCCTCGCGTTCACGAACCTGTTCGTCGCGCTCGCGCGCGAGGCGGGCCTCGAGGTCGCGTACCAAGAAGTCGACGTGCCACCCACGTGGTCGCTGCGCGGCGACACCCTCGTCGTGAGCCGCCACATCAACGCGATCGCGACCGTGAACGGCCAGCCGGACTACGTGGTGGACTTCAACATGCCCGAGTTCCGCGCCGCCTATCCGCGGCGTGCGATCTCCGATGCGCGCGCGGCGGCGCACTACTACAGCAACCTCGGCGTGGAGCAGATGCAGGCGGGCGAGCCCGAGGTTGCCCTCGCGTACCTCCGGAAATCGCTCGCGATGGACCGCACGCTGCCGCAGGCGTGGATCAACCTCGGCGTGTGGCACCGCCGCCGCGGCGACTTCGCGCGCGCGGAAGCGAGCTACGTCGAAGCGCTGCGCCTCGCCCCGCGCGACTACGTGGCGATGAACAACCTCGCGAGCTTGCACGCGCAGGCGCAGAGGCCCTAG
- a CDS encoding VOC family protein: MILGLHHAALAVPSMQRALDFYCGVLGFRVTMEAELPPGYAPMNEAFGVANAACKVRMIRKGGSCIELFEFADAEAGDAKRPVNRVGITHIALVTDDYLADYDHLAKHGVAFNAPPFGAAPQRFAYGRDPFGNVIELLEHAPGDASALRFED, from the coding sequence ATGATTCTCGGTCTGCACCACGCCGCGCTCGCCGTGCCCAGCATGCAGCGCGCGCTCGACTTCTACTGCGGCGTGCTCGGCTTTCGCGTGACGATGGAGGCGGAGCTGCCGCCGGGCTACGCGCCGATGAACGAAGCCTTCGGCGTGGCGAATGCGGCGTGCAAGGTGCGCATGATCCGCAAGGGCGGCTCGTGCATCGAGCTGTTCGAGTTCGCCGACGCGGAGGCGGGCGACGCGAAGCGCCCGGTCAACCGCGTCGGGATCACGCACATCGCACTCGTCACCGACGACTACCTCGCCGACTATGACCACCTCGCGAAGCACGGCGTCGCCTTCAACGCCCCGCCCTTCGGCGCCGCGCCGCAGCGCTTTGCGTACGGCCGCGACCCGTTCGGCAACGTGATCGAGCTGCTCGAGCACGCACCCGGCGACGCGAGCGCGCTGAGATTCGAGGACTGA
- a CDS encoding VanZ family protein encodes MEQLRWKWLWWSGGVLLVAGVLWLSLIPSQGLPGISLSDKAEHALGYGVLTTWFSGLVVRAHHLGAGAVLFAFGIGCELLQHFGSAGRSGEVADAVANVVGVVLALAIVRLTRGSWMRGVERLLAARG; translated from the coding sequence GTGGAGCAGCTGCGCTGGAAGTGGCTTTGGTGGAGCGGGGGCGTGCTGCTCGTCGCGGGCGTGCTGTGGCTCAGCCTCATCCCCTCGCAGGGCCTGCCAGGCATCTCCCTCTCCGACAAAGCCGAGCACGCGCTCGGCTACGGCGTGCTCACGACGTGGTTCTCAGGCCTCGTCGTGCGCGCGCATCACCTCGGCGCAGGCGCGGTGCTCTTCGCGTTCGGCATCGGCTGCGAGCTCCTTCAGCACTTCGGCAGCGCTGGTCGCTCGGGCGAAGTCGCTGACGCCGTCGCGAACGTAGTGGGCGTCGTGCTCGCGCTCGCGATCGTGCGCCTCACGCGCGGCTCGTGGATGCGCGGCGTCGAGCGCCTCCTCGCCGCGCGAGGCTGA
- a CDS encoding TIGR03619 family F420-dependent LLM class oxidoreductase yields MKLGVFSFNTEYTVRADKLARAVEERGLESFWLPEHTHIPAPPDGVVKMVDGRELPREYRHMADPFLGLAAAAAATTKLVLGTAICLVNQHHPISLAKRVATLDHLSDGCFIFGVGAGWNVAEMNHHGIAFEDRWRQLSERLDALKVLWRDERARFEGEFVRFGDTWLYPKPLQRPHPPILLGTLDTPFGRGLVAKHADAWMPIALNLEYTKKSLADVRERMERAGRDPAKLGISMLFLAEREQSAATLAQARAMGEERAILRLPAAGESEVLQALDRCARIGVT; encoded by the coding sequence GTGAAGCTCGGCGTCTTCTCCTTCAACACGGAGTACACCGTGCGCGCCGACAAGCTCGCGCGTGCAGTGGAAGAGCGCGGCCTCGAGTCGTTCTGGCTGCCGGAGCACACGCACATCCCGGCGCCACCGGACGGCGTGGTGAAGATGGTCGATGGCCGCGAGCTGCCGCGCGAGTACCGCCACATGGCGGACCCGTTCCTCGGTCTCGCGGCCGCGGCCGCGGCGACGACGAAGCTCGTGCTCGGCACGGCGATCTGCCTCGTGAACCAGCACCACCCGATCTCGCTGGCGAAGCGCGTGGCCACGCTCGATCACCTCAGCGACGGCTGCTTCATCTTCGGCGTCGGCGCGGGCTGGAACGTGGCGGAGATGAACCACCACGGCATCGCGTTCGAGGACCGCTGGCGCCAGCTCAGCGAGCGACTCGATGCCCTGAAAGTGCTCTGGCGTGACGAGCGCGCGCGCTTCGAGGGCGAGTTCGTGCGCTTCGGCGACACCTGGCTCTACCCGAAGCCGCTCCAGCGCCCGCATCCGCCGATCTTGTTAGGGACGCTCGACACGCCGTTCGGCCGCGGCCTCGTCGCGAAGCACGCGGATGCGTGGATGCCGATCGCGCTCAACCTCGAGTACACGAAGAAGAGCCTCGCCGACGTGCGCGAGCGCATGGAGCGAGCGGGGCGCGATCCCGCGAAGCTCGGCATCTCGATGCTGTTCCTCGCCGAGCGAGAGCAGAGTGCAGCCACGCTCGCGCAGGCGCGCGCGATGGGAGAGGAGCGTGCGATCCTGCGGCTCCCCGCCGCGGGCGAGAGCGAGGTGTTGCAAGCGCTGGATCGCTGCGCGCGAATCGGCGTAACGTAG
- a CDS encoding response regulator, with translation MPARSLTRVLYLITGICTAMALASPFLTKQPLPLIAIYGAVAASCIAAHRLARAGHPGRAAAGFVVVGWLAQTVSVFLLGGVSSPSFSASVSLVLLAGLIWNERAALAFGALSVGAATVFAFLPPAWLPSPLVEPARWRFLAALLAQIVVVLLSLRLATTSVRRNLARAQESSQVAREATRAAERRVRQQTAIARLGTFALASRDSGALLDEFVNEVSRTLGAELVKVLELSDDGGHLLLRAGLGWDAGLVGQARVPVGKDSQAGFTLASQIPVLVSDLSTEQRFSGPELLTNHGVRSGVSVVIRVEGRTYGILAAHSRQPDAFRDEDALFLQTAANLLSTALGRERLEANLARQGRLEALGRLAGGVAHDFNNLLTVILGYADALGQRGTRIDPALAAKEIRGAAERAAGLTRDLLAFARQVPGLPITLDLNEIVARSLRLLERLVGEDIRLRTQFAAEPCLVRADAGQIERVLVNLVINARDAQPDGGEIAIATRRCTEGARASVRLIVTDRGSGMAPHVLAHAFEPFFTTKGGGAGSGLGLATVYGVVQQLGGEVSATSELGAGTQITIDLPLATEARRELEGDAPAEASAVRAGTGETVLAVEDDAELRVLLVESLERAGYVVLAAADGLAAISLIESHPGPIDALITDIVMPGASGFDVAARVRERRPNARVLYMSGYVGHDGSLAEVERPDVTFVANPFRMRDLTAALGKTLARGAPVSASPARGV, from the coding sequence TTGCCGGCCCGGTCGCTGACGCGCGTGCTGTACCTGATCACCGGGATTTGCACCGCGATGGCGCTCGCCTCGCCGTTCCTGACGAAGCAGCCGCTGCCCTTGATCGCGATTTACGGCGCAGTCGCCGCGTCGTGTATCGCGGCGCATCGCCTTGCGAGAGCGGGTCACCCCGGCCGGGCCGCCGCGGGATTCGTCGTCGTCGGCTGGCTCGCGCAGACGGTCTCCGTGTTCCTGCTGGGCGGCGTCTCCAGCCCCAGCTTCTCCGCTTCCGTTTCGCTCGTGTTACTGGCGGGGTTGATCTGGAACGAGCGAGCGGCGTTGGCATTCGGAGCTTTGAGTGTCGGAGCCGCAACGGTCTTCGCCTTCCTACCCCCCGCGTGGCTTCCAAGTCCGCTCGTCGAGCCGGCGCGGTGGCGGTTCTTGGCGGCGCTGCTCGCTCAGATCGTCGTCGTCCTGCTGTCGCTGCGGCTCGCGACCACGAGCGTTCGGCGCAATCTGGCGCGCGCGCAGGAGAGCTCTCAGGTCGCGCGCGAGGCCACGCGGGCGGCCGAGCGACGTGTACGCCAGCAGACGGCGATCGCGCGCCTGGGCACGTTCGCCCTCGCGAGCCGCGACTCCGGCGCGCTGCTCGACGAGTTCGTGAACGAAGTTTCGCGCACGCTCGGCGCGGAGCTCGTGAAGGTGCTCGAGCTCTCGGACGACGGAGGGCATCTCCTGTTGCGAGCGGGCTTGGGTTGGGACGCGGGCTTGGTCGGGCAGGCGCGTGTTCCCGTCGGCAAGGATTCGCAGGCCGGCTTCACCCTCGCGTCGCAGATCCCCGTGTTGGTGAGCGACTTGAGCACGGAGCAGCGCTTCAGTGGGCCGGAGCTGCTCACGAACCATGGTGTGCGGAGCGGCGTGAGCGTCGTGATTCGCGTCGAGGGCAGGACCTACGGGATCCTCGCCGCTCACAGCCGGCAGCCCGACGCCTTCCGCGACGAAGACGCATTGTTCCTGCAAACCGCCGCGAACCTGCTGTCGACGGCCTTGGGCCGCGAACGACTGGAAGCGAACCTCGCGCGTCAGGGCCGTCTCGAGGCGCTCGGCAGGCTCGCGGGCGGCGTTGCGCACGACTTCAACAATCTGCTGACCGTGATCCTCGGCTACGCGGATGCGCTGGGTCAACGCGGCACGCGAATCGATCCCGCGCTCGCGGCGAAGGAGATTCGCGGCGCTGCGGAGCGCGCGGCCGGTTTGACGCGCGATCTGCTCGCGTTCGCGCGGCAAGTGCCGGGGTTGCCGATCACACTCGACCTGAACGAAATCGTCGCGCGCAGCCTCCGCTTGCTCGAGCGGCTCGTCGGGGAAGACATCCGGCTTCGGACCCAGTTCGCGGCCGAGCCCTGCCTCGTGCGCGCGGACGCAGGCCAGATCGAGCGCGTGCTGGTCAATCTCGTCATCAACGCGCGAGACGCTCAGCCGGACGGCGGGGAGATCGCGATCGCGACACGGCGCTGCACGGAAGGGGCGCGCGCCAGCGTGAGGCTGATCGTTACGGATCGCGGCTCCGGGATGGCGCCCCACGTGCTGGCGCATGCGTTCGAGCCATTCTTCACGACGAAAGGCGGCGGAGCGGGCAGCGGGCTCGGGCTCGCGACGGTCTACGGAGTCGTTCAACAACTCGGCGGCGAGGTCTCTGCCACCAGCGAGCTCGGTGCCGGAACCCAGATCACGATCGACCTGCCGTTGGCGACGGAGGCGCGACGAGAGCTCGAAGGCGACGCACCCGCGGAGGCGAGCGCCGTGCGCGCTGGGACCGGCGAGACGGTCTTGGCGGTCGAGGACGATGCCGAGCTGCGCGTCCTGCTCGTCGAGTCGCTCGAGCGAGCGGGGTACGTGGTGCTCGCCGCGGCAGACGGACTCGCCGCGATCTCCCTCATCGAGAGTCATCCCGGCCCGATCGACGCGCTGATCACCGACATCGTGATGCCCGGAGCGAGCGGCTTCGACGTCGCCGCGCGAGTGCGCGAGCGGCGACCGAACGCGCGCGTCCTCTACATGTCCGGGTACGTCGGACACGACGGCTCGCTCGCCGAGGTCGAGCGGCCCGATGTCACGTTCGTCGCAAACCCGTTCCGCATGCGCGATCTCACGGCCGCCTTGGGCAAGACGCTTGCGCGCGGAGCTCCGGTCTCAGCTTCGCCAGCTCGCGGCGTGTGA